The segment ATGGTGTTTTCCTCTCGCTTCGGGTCGGTACACCTGAAGGGAAACGGGCTGGATGCCGGCGACGGCCAGTGGCGGTGTGCCCGGGGCGGCGCACGGGGTCACACCGGCCGGTCGCTGATGCAGTCGGTCCTTCACGGTTGAACGTCGCAGGAGGCGAGCGGGAGCCCTGTCGCGCCCGCCCGTCCTTCTGACGAGGGGTTATCGACGTGAGCGGCGCCGGACTTGAGGTGGTCCGGAGTGCTGGGTCAGCGGCATTTTGTGACGCAGATCACTTTGTGCGCAGGGCGCGACCGTAGGCATGCACTTCGTCGACCAGCGCGGCGACGTGGTCCGGATCGACCTCCGGCGTGATGCCGTGGCCGAGGTTGAACACGTGGCCCGGGTGGTTGCCGTAGCTGTCCAGCACGGCGCGCGCCTCGCGGCGGATCACGTCCGGCCCGGCGCGCAGGATCGCCGGATCCAGGTTGCCCTGGAGTGCGACCCGGCCGGCCACCGCGCGGCGGGCATCGGCGAGGTCGATGGTCCAGTCCACGCCGAGCGCGGCGCAGCCGGTGTCGGCCATCGTCGCCAGGTGCTGCCCGGCACCCTTGGAGAACAGGATCGTGGGCAGCTCGCGGGCCACCGGGTCGGCCTGCAGCAGGTCGATCACCTGCGCCATGTAGCGCAGTGAGAACTCGCGGAACGGGGCCGGGCCGAGCAGGCCGCCCCAGGTGTCGAACACCATCAGCGCCTGCGCGCCGGCATGTGCCTGGGCGATCAGGTAGGCCGCCACGGCGCGCGCCAGCGTGTCGAGCAGGCGATGGGCGACGGCCGGCTCGTTCCAGCACATCGCCTTGAGCGTGGCGAAGTCGCGCGAGCCGTGGCCTTCGACCATGTAGCAGGCCAGCGTCCACGGGCTGCCGGAAAAACCGATCAGC is part of the Dyella thiooxydans genome and harbors:
- the hemE gene encoding uroporphyrinogen decarboxylase, giving the protein MTTPLKNDRFLRALRREPTDTTPIWVMRQAGRYLPEYRATRARAGSFMGLAQHPEFACEVTLQPLARFELDAAILFSDILTIPDAMGLGLSFAAGEGPQFAHPVRDAAAIDKLAVPDMDGELRYVMDAVRLIRKELDGRVPLIGFSGSPWTLACYMVEGHGSRDFATLKAMCWNEPAVAHRLLDTLARAVAAYLIAQAHAGAQALMVFDTWGGLLGPAPFREFSLRYMAQVIDLLQADPVARELPTILFSKGAGQHLATMADTGCAALGVDWTIDLADARRAVAGRVALQGNLDPAILRAGPDVIRREARAVLDSYGNHPGHVFNLGHGITPEVDPDHVAALVDEVHAYGRALRTK